GCTgttatctaaaaagaaaattgagatatTCCAGTGGTGAAGAAAATAGTTCATTTGTTTCAGCCATAATACTTCTGATCTGAAAGTACCAGAAAATAAGTTCAAAGTACCATGGGAATCTCATAAGACAGATTTTAAAGAGGTgatgtttgttgaatgatgaATGTATAACAATACATTGGAGAAAGTGGGCTCCCTAAAGGATTTTTGGAGAGTTTATTCAGCCTAATGGTCATACGTTGTCTGTAGGTATATTTCTAATGCCCATTTCACAGTGAAATGTACTAATCTAACTTACATATAGGGGCCctgtttaataataaaatattttaaaaaataaggaactgGATAGAAGAAAGAAGGGTTTTGAGAAACATGATGGATTGTAGAGGAGTGCACTAAGTAAGTTAGGtttggaaaatttttctttatacagTACCCATTTTACTTCTGTAAACACATTTCAGTTGTATCATGTTAATATGGCCTTTAAAGTATGATGGTCACTGTGTTTCTGGATGGTGTCTTAAAATAGTGCTTTGCAGCTGATACTGAAGAGTCTgttaaaaacacaacaacaaaaaccttttcATAGCAGATGTGTTTGGTCCTGTGAATCAATGTCTGTAAGAACagcttttatataaatggaatcagatgGCTAGAAAGCCATTTTGATGTTCTGTTTGGTTCTTTCAAGGGGGACACATTCAGGTTCCAGTTGTTGAGGCTGTTGAGCAGCAATCCAGGTATGAAAATGAGAAAGGTTTGCCTGCCTCTCTTGTGAAGGAGAATGGAACAAGGGCTTGTGGAGAAAGAAGTAGGGGTAGAGAGAGGCAAGTTAGCTTCAAAGAGATTCGTCTGCACCCAGTTCTGTTCTACTCTGCTCTTCTGATCTGTGTGCTTCTGCCCCCTGCAGAATGAATCAGCCTGACGTTTTATCAACTTTTTGAAAAGTGGGGTGAAGTGGTGTGGAACACATCAGAGGGGTGAAGTCGAGCAAATCTGAAAGAGAGCAGTGTTTCATCTCCTATCCTGTGTGtgctttccccctcctcctcatgGAGCCAGAAAGGGCTGAATTGATGTCAGCCCCATTTTAGTTCATCTTGTTACCTTCATGTTACACTGATACTAATATATTTGAAGTAGAAAAGAGTGGGGCCAGGCAGTTACTGTCTCATGCACAGTCATCAGTTTCTCTGGCCCTGCAATCACACAGCATTCCAGTGTTTGCTTTGACTTGGATTTGCCACAAAATGACCTTCCTTAGATGTACTGTATAACTTTTAATTACTGATTGTATTTTTTGCAACACTCTGAACATTATTGTGAGTTCATTAAGAGTTTCCAGAATTAGAACTAAGTGTGGgtagaaaaaaattttgtgatGAGAAATCGAGGGTCCCTGGGTGGGTTAGTCGGTtgtctaccttcaactcaggtcatgatcccagagtcctgggattgaacccctcgttgagcttcctgctcaatagggagtctgcttctccctctgctcctcacccagcttgtgctctctctcttgttctctctttcaagtaaataaataaaatcttgagagagagagagagagaaagccttcTGGTAAACCTGAATAGAAATGGGGCAAAAGTGCAAATGCTAAAGAAGCCCTGAGTGCTGGTATTTAGAAGCCCATGAATATGGGTAAGATTGAAGGAGATCTGTAAATCACGGCTCTCTTGGTATTATGTGTCTATTTGTAAGATATCTCCAGTTTTGTCATGAATTCTAAATtttcattgaaaacaaaaatcttaactTCTTGGTGTGCCATTCAAACTGAATTATGTATAGCTAATCATTATTTTTCGATGCTTTCCAGAAACAGATGGGACGGTATTCAGAATTCTCACAAAAGCCGAAGGACTTACGGGTGCGGATGTCCCTTTAGaattggtgttccatttgccgGTCAATTACCCTTCGTGTCTACCTGGTATCTCAGTTCACTCCAAACACTTGACCCGGGCCCAGTCCATGACTGTGAAAGAGAAATTACTTAAGCAAGCAGAGAACCTTTTGTCGGAACCTATGATTCACGAGTTGGTTCTTTGGATTCAGCAGAATCTCAGGCACATCCTCAACCAACTAGAAACTGGAAGTGGCAGTGAAAAGTGTACTTTTGCAACAGGCATGACCGTGGATGATGGACTGTGGATAACTCTTTTGCATTTAGATCACATGAGAGCAAAGACCAAGTATGTCAAAACTGTTGAGAAGTGGGCTTCCGATTTAAAGCTGACAGGAAGACTGATGTTCATGGGTAAAATAATACTGATTTTACTGCAAGGAGACAGAAGCAATATCAAGGTGCCAAAAATTTTAACATTGAATATGAATTTGgctattttctgtaaaatggtgTGTCTATAAGTGTGTTTTGTGACCATGGGACAAATTAATCATTAAGATGTTAATggatctctattttttaaagaatgtctctAACTTCTAATTATGACTACAAACCTGCAAAGCTTGAAGAATAagtggatatttaaaaaattattccacgTGATGAAAGTGATAGATCATAAGAAAATCTCTGTGGTGCATGAATGTTTGTTTCTGTAATTAGCTTTGAGCCTCAACTTTATAAATGTGCACTAAAAGTTCGTgcatatttagattttattcctcAAGAACAGCAAAGTATATCTTTTTATGAGTAGTATGtaaaagttttaactttttgtCAGTTAAAAACACATTCTGATGCTTTAATTTGGCTTCCATAATACCTGGAAAGAGGAGCTGGTTCCCCCTAACCAGGATTTAGTGTTAGTGGAAGTAGCATCATTAAGGCTGTCAGCTTGTCACCTCCTACCTAACTTTTGCTTTCCACCTGACTTGTCTCAGCAGCTGCTTTCAAAATCATCATCTTCAGATTCTCCAAGTTTGCATTCTCCACTCATCTAACCTGTTTTCTGTGGGACCAGACGAGGAAAGCtgcttattatattttaaatcttgaaaGCACTACAAATCACTTAATAGGTTTTATGCTTTCAGATGGGTTGGGTCAAGAATACTTACAATTGAATTTATTCAAAACAGATTTAGCTTGCACAACCTATAATCTGAAAGATTTGTAGAATAACTAGCTTTTTCAGGATGGGCGCTTATCACAATACTTATTTGGCATTTGGTTAACCAGCTTAGTGTTGGGGTTATAGCTCTAGATGCCACAAATAATTAAAGTTTAAATCTTAGTTTGAGGTCTGACCAAAGTACCAGATATGCAAGGTGATTTATAGCGTATGTATAAAACTTGACATTTCGGGTAAACTACTGGCTaacaaaatgaatacaaattaaTTTCCTTGTTCATATTTCCCTGAAAGGCTCAGACTTTTCTTTAGGCCAGCTCAGGAATGGTAGGCTAAGTGCAGCTGTTTTGCAGATGTTGTTACTCAGATTGGATCCATCAGTtaattaacaagtatttattcatATGACTAGAACTTTGCTAATGTAgagaaattatactttttatttttatttattttattttttaaaaatttatttattcataaagacacagagaaagagagaggcagagggagaagcaggctccatgcaggaagcccgatgtgggtctcgatcccgggactccaggatcacgccctgggctgaaggcagatgctcaaccgctgagccacccaggcatcccgaaattacactttttaaagagttttttaaaaaaagattttatttatttattcatgagagacacagagagagaagcagaagcataggcagagggagaagcaggctccctgtggaaaacccaatgcaggactttatcccaggacccccggatcatgccctgagccaaaggcagatgctcaaccactgagcgacccaggcatccctaatgtgttttcttttttatgagcTTTCCCTAAAATACTATTTAATGTAAATATCTTggttagatttttaaagattgtatatCAGGATTGAGAATTGGAGGTACAAATTATAGATACCATCCAATTTGAATGGTAAGTGCTGTGTGCCTATTATCTTTTTTCAGGCACAGAAATAGTAATAATACTGCCAGTagatgtactattttttttttaagatttttattcatttattcatgagagacacagagagagaggcagagacacaggcagagggagaagcaggctacatgcaaggagcccgatgtggaactcgatcctaggactccaggatcacgccctgggccgaaggcaagagccaaaccactgagctacccagggatcccctggctgtACTATTAATTGTGCCATAGCACTCTGTGCCAGCCTGTCCTCTGAGTGCTttgcatgtattaactcatttaatcatcacagctTCCCATAAGGTGGGTGCCGTTCTGAGTACTGTTTTATGGATTAGGTTCCTGAGGCACAGAGGGCTTAGATAACCAGCCTGGAATCAGATTCAGGAGGCCACGCAGTCCAGATTTAAACCTGTGTAGTTTGATGGCCTCCTTCAACTAGCACATTCTTCTGCCTAGAATAGAAAGACACTGTAGCCCTCTTCCTGCTTGATTCAGAGAGTACTCCAGGCAGGAAAATAACCCTGCAGGCCCATGGCTCCTTTAAAACTAGGACTTGGAGATTCAGAGTAAGATATGTATCTAATGTACTGATTTATCATTTAGGAGTACCTGATTCTTCAGAAAACCTCCAAAGTAGATGTGGACTCAAgtggaaagaaatgcaaagagaaaatgaTTAGTGTACTGTTTGAAACAAAAGTACAGACAGAACACAAAAGGTATAATTTAGTACGATTGCAGATGGAAAAGTAACTGAATCGATAATTATACTCTGACAAATCTAGGCATATTCATGAGTTTCTCTTGTATAATGCAGGTTTCTGGCATTTGAAGTCAAAGAGTATTCATCGTTGGATGAGTTACAAAAGGAATTTGAAACTGCAGGACTTAAGAAGCTTTTCTCCGAATTTGTTCTCGGGCTGGTAAAATGAAATGGAAGACAGGAATCTTTTAGTAAGACAGcagtggttttttattttgttttgttttgtgttttacattggATTTTGGGAATGGCTAATTGAAATCCTTGTAAGGGAACAATTTTAAAGTTTCTCTGAAGCAAAATAATAGACACCGTTCTAACTTTGGGAACAAAGGCCCATTTTGTTTATGGACTATTAAACAGTAAAAACACCCAAGTATCCTAATTTTTGCCAGTAAAGGCTAGGTTCAATAGAAGGAGCGttatttgaaagataaatataaaatgatgatgGTAAATGAGCTCTTGTGATTATATAGAGGATTTGTTTGGAACTGTGCAATTTTCTGGCCAATTTTCTtgtaattaaatgaatttttttaaaaatttgttttcatgtttacttttttcatgtttatatttttagcttttgatcACGATTTTCCTCCATTCAGCTTATTATGTCTAATGTTTTAAGttgaatgttaagaaaaatacaaCACTGATTTCTTTGTGAAAGTGCATCAACTGTTAGTTTAAATACAAACCAAAAAAGTTCTATAGAACTTGATTTTTGGTCACTTTCTTTGGGGTCAGCTATAGGACTAGAGagctaatttaaataataatacttataataataaatatttattattataaatataatttttaaattattattgtgggagggacacagagggagagggagagaaagaatcctaaagcaggcttcatgcctagcgtttgttttttttttttttttttataatgaataaatttattgtcttacaaAAATCATTGTCTAGAAATATGGGAAtacaagaaaaaagatatttgcagTCAGGTGTCTGGTGGTCAACAGCCAGTACAATTCATAAAGGGGGAAAACCAAAGATTCCAAACCCACGTGACAAATTCTTCCTAACAAATGTTAAAGCTTTTAACCCAAAAGGTTTGTGTTTTCAAGCACATTGCAAAGGATCAAGGATTTATAATTAACACTGATTCATTGTCACTGAATGTTTATAGTACCACTTCGACTAGAGAGGTACATGATACGAAGCACAGTTGAATTTGTTACAGAGGGGCTTGATGTTACTACtaatatcatgatctgagccgaaatcgagtcagatgcttaaccaactgagccaccaggttccccttaaaataatttttggaaaaacTTACCTTCTGATTTTACAAGGGAAGAAATGTTTTACATAAAATGAACTTGACTTGTTGGATGGAGGAAATGATATAGagattactattttttctttcttttttttatttgagagagagagagtgagcacaaatggggaggaggggcagagggagaggaagaagcattctccccgctgagcagggaacctgatgtggggctccatcccaggaccctgggatcatgatctgagccaaaggcagatgcataaccgactgagccacccagagacccttagatactattttttatttcttaggaaaTATGTTGAAGTatgatatcttaaaatatatttattacaacctaaggaagaaagaagccataaaataaaagcttGTATTACAATCTGTAACAAAAATGTAAGGAGACATTTATGTTTGAGAAAGGGTATTTGTGTTCATAAAATCAATTGTGCTTCCAAAATAAAGGGCCAAGTGATGGAGGAAAGGCTATGCAAATCGCTTTCACTGCATTTATGAAGTACAATGAGGTCATTATAAAATCATAACTGATGGGAGACATAAGTGAGGAAATGTTGCAGCATGCTGGTAGTGTTTCTTGACTGTGCTGCTCTGGGGCCACAGTGGCTCAATCTGATTGTCTCACTTTCAGGCACccttataatttaattatatctacCTATTGATCATTTTATGGGGTTCTACTGAGGGAGATTTTTGGTTCATTTTACCTCATTCCAGagtgttaatgatttttttcttggagaACTGATAAATGAAGTTGGGTTGTTCTATGGGAATAGCATATGGCAAGGAGAATCTAGGCTACTAGTATGCTAAACTGAAAATAGGCTTGAAAATTTGGGGCTGGTCATTATtaccatttcatttaatttactaAACAGGGAGATTAAAAATTATTGCCATCAAGGCTGTAACAgtagaaaagaaggaggaggctgATCTGAATTTTATCACAACAGAACTGctagtcctttatttattttatcttgaatCTTCTCTGCTCAGATGTTTTCCACAGCATACTTTGTGGTTCTCCTCCAAACTTTCATCTTCAGATTTGATCCTGTACCCCTAGAGAAAAACTTGAATCAGGCAAAATTGAATGTTGGTAGTGACTTTCTccaaattaattaaatttctgtttgctaaaattatgtttaaaaagtatTGTTATGATTACTTTCTTGGATGAATACATCTGAGTCTTTCACAAATATACATATCAATGCAAAACTAAACTTGACAGAGACTTACATAAATTTAATTTGACCATCTCtgaataaaagataatttaaaattatcaaaaagtCTGTAAGAGTCTCTTTGGTATTTTATTAACTTTAGAGGGAGAGAATtgttttcattgatatttttgcTTCAAACTCTCATGGTTTCTTTTCAGCTTGAGGAACTTATGAAAAGATAACTAGAACTTCTGGAAGATAGAAGAGGTGAGGCCAAAGGCTGGGACTCCTGAAGGATTATCATAAGAGTAAGACCGAAGTGTAAATAAACTAATTGTCCTAATACTACAGCTAAATGTTGATGATTCTGTTAGGTCCAGGAAGTCTTAAACTTTGATTTTGGATTAAGGTAATCCATAATTCTAATGCCCCCATATCCTCCACATCTTTGGAGGAAGGTAACATTATTCTAGGTGTCAAATTTTATCTGtgagtaattttaaaattcaatatcaAGCGAATAATCAGATATAATTGGACTCATGAAG
The sequence above is drawn from the Canis lupus baileyi chromosome 8, mCanLup2.hap1, whole genome shotgun sequence genome and encodes:
- the RWDD3 gene encoding RWD domain-containing protein 3 isoform X1, which translates into the protein MAEPAREELSALAAIFCGPDEWEVLSRSETDGTVFRILTKAEGLTGADVPLELVFHLPVNYPSCLPGISVHSKHLTRAQSMTVKEKLLKQAENLLSEPMIHELVLWIQQNLRHILNQLETGSGSEKCTFATGMTVDDGLWITLLHLDHMRAKTKYVKTVEKWASDLKLTGRLMFMGKIILILLQGDRSNIKEYLILQKTSKVDVDSSGKKCKEKMISVLFETKVQTEHKRFLAFEVKEYSSLDELQKEFETAGLKKLFSEFVLGLVK
- the RWDD3 gene encoding RWD domain-containing protein 3 isoform X3 encodes the protein MAEPAREELSALAAIFCGPDEWEVLSRSETDGTVFRILTKAEGLTGADVPLELVFHLPVNYPSCLPGISVHSKHLTRAQSMTVKEKLLKQAENLLSEPMIHELVLWIQQNLRHILNQLETGSGSEKCTFATGMTVDDGLWITLLHLDHMRAKTKYVKTVEKWASDLKLTGRLMFMGKIILILLQGDRSNIKVSGI
- the RWDD3 gene encoding RWD domain-containing protein 3 isoform X2, with the translated sequence MAEPAREELSALAAIFCGPDEWEVLSRSDGTVFRILTKAEGLTGADVPLELVFHLPVNYPSCLPGISVHSKHLTRAQSMTVKEKLLKQAENLLSEPMIHELVLWIQQNLRHILNQLETGSGSEKCTFATGMTVDDGLWITLLHLDHMRAKTKYVKTVEKWASDLKLTGRLMFMGKIILILLQGDRSNIKEYLILQKTSKVDVDSSGKKCKEKMISVLFETKVQTEHKRFLAFEVKEYSSLDELQKEFETAGLKKLFSEFVLGLVK
- the RWDD3 gene encoding RWD domain-containing protein 3 isoform X4, with product MAEPAREELSALAAIFCGPDEWEVLSRSETDGTVFRILTKAEGLTGADVPLELVFHLPVNYPSCLPGISVHSKHLTRAQSMTVKEKLLKQAENLLSEPMIHELVLWIQQNLRHILNQLETGSGSEKCTFATGMTVDDGLWITLLHLDHMRAKTKYVKTVEKWASDLKLTGRLMFMGVPDSSENLQSRCGLKWKEMQREND